A window from Bacteroidota bacterium encodes these proteins:
- a CDS encoding UDP-glucose/GDP-mannose dehydrogenase family protein produces the protein MNIAVVGTGYVGLVTGTCFSEMGNHVICVDIDKEKVEKMRNGKIPIYEPHLDSLFERNIKQGRLKFTTDLEDAIAQCPIIFLALPTPPGEDGSADLSYVLGVASKLGTIIKDYKIVINKSTVPVGTAEKVRDAIAKNCTTEFDVISNPEFLREGFAVDDFMKPDRVVIGTRSEKAKKVMSDLYAPFVRQGNPIYFMDERSAELTKYAANAFLATKITFMNEIANLCEKVGANVDSVRIGIGSDDRIGKRFLFAGIGYGGSCFPKDVQALAKTSSDYQYDFKVLKSVMDVNTKQKTIIVDKIKSYYNGNINGKHIALWGLAFKPDTDDIREAPALFIIDELIAAGATVTAFDPEAMNNVKKVIGDKITYANDEYSALQNADCLLIATEWGIFRTPEFEKIGKLLKAKVIFDGRNLYEPARMREIGFYYSSIGREEVAL, from the coding sequence ATGAATATAGCAGTAGTAGGCACCGGATATGTTGGTTTGGTAACCGGCACATGTTTTAGCGAAATGGGTAACCATGTTATTTGCGTAGATATAGACAAAGAGAAAGTAGAAAAAATGCGAAATGGGAAAATCCCAATTTACGAACCGCATTTAGATTCATTGTTTGAGCGCAACATCAAACAAGGCCGTCTTAAATTTACAACGGATTTAGAAGATGCTATTGCCCAATGTCCCATTATATTTCTGGCATTGCCAACCCCTCCAGGTGAAGATGGTAGTGCCGATTTGAGTTATGTTTTGGGAGTAGCTTCAAAATTGGGAACAATTATTAAGGATTATAAAATAGTTATTAATAAGAGTACGGTACCTGTAGGCACTGCCGAAAAAGTAAGAGATGCCATTGCAAAGAATTGCACAACAGAGTTTGATGTTATTTCGAATCCCGAATTTTTGCGCGAAGGATTTGCTGTTGACGACTTTATGAAACCCGACCGCGTGGTAATAGGCACCCGTTCAGAAAAAGCAAAGAAGGTAATGAGCGACTTATACGCTCCTTTTGTACGCCAAGGAAATCCAATTTATTTTATGGATGAGCGTAGTGCAGAACTTACCAAGTATGCTGCCAATGCCTTCCTTGCAACCAAAATTACTTTTATGAATGAAATAGCAAACCTATGCGAAAAGGTAGGCGCTAATGTAGATAGCGTTCGCATTGGTATAGGCAGCGATGATCGCATAGGCAAGCGCTTCTTATTTGCCGGTATTGGATATGGAGGAAGTTGTTTCCCAAAAGATGTGCAGGCACTAGCAAAAACTTCAAGCGATTATCAATATGATTTTAAAGTATTAAAATCGGTAATGGATGTAAATACAAAACAGAAAACCATTATCGTTGATAAAATAAAAAGTTATTATAATGGCAATATAAATGGCAAGCATATAGCACTATGGGGCCTTGCCTTTAAACCAGATACCGATGACATACGCGAAGCTCCGGCATTATTTATTATTGATGAGTTGATAGCTGCAGGTGCTACCGTTACTGCCTTTGACCCGGAAGCTATGAATAATGTAAAAAAAGTGATTGGTGATAAAATCACGTATGCCAATGATGAGTATAGCGCCTTGCAAAATGCCGATTGCCTGCTTATAGCTACCGAGTGGGGCATTTTCCGCACACCCGAATTTGAAAAGATAGGAAAGTTGCTTAAGGCAAAAGTTATTTTTGATGGACGCAACCTATACGAACCAGCACGTATGCGCGAGATCGGATTCTATTACAGTAGCATAGGCCGCGAAGAGGTTGCTTTATAA
- a CDS encoding DUF4270 family protein produces MGRASYYAQLDLGKTSFDFGTNPVIDSMVLTLGYNEHYGDTNTSMTYRVFRLDDKLYADSTYYTFTTFNAATEIGNVTVSLNPKDSISEHNVKLGAHIRIPINPAVVAEFAAKLNTSEMKVNDEFINFFKGIYVTVDKPMGVNEGNYIITNYKANNTRLAMYYYNADADSLTFTFPANVRNRVAHFDHDYTGTQLGAQLIDSTLGGDYAYLNSLGSTELFLKFNDLKKIAEGRTLAVVKAKIILPSENVTNKSLAHKTIRVLIADSLGRGTSKYNITSPTYDSVKQEFSIDITFILQNIFNGKHTDFGFILKAPATYFTPFQTRFYRQTNPLRRARLQMQLVQY; encoded by the coding sequence ATTGGTCGTGCATCTTACTATGCACAACTCGACCTTGGCAAAACTTCGTTTGACTTTGGCACCAATCCGGTTATAGATAGCATGGTACTTACATTAGGATATAACGAACACTATGGCGATACCAATACATCAATGACTTACCGTGTGTTCAGGTTGGACGATAAATTATATGCCGATAGCACCTACTACACCTTCACCACCTTTAATGCTGCCACCGAAATTGGAAATGTAACTGTATCACTAAATCCCAAAGACAGTATAAGCGAGCATAATGTAAAGTTAGGGGCGCACATTCGCATTCCTATCAATCCGGCCGTAGTAGCTGAATTTGCTGCCAAACTCAATACCAGCGAAATGAAAGTGAACGATGAGTTCATTAATTTTTTTAAAGGCATTTATGTAACAGTTGATAAGCCAATGGGTGTAAATGAAGGCAACTATATTATTACCAATTACAAAGCAAACAATACGCGCCTTGCCATGTATTATTACAACGCTGATGCAGACTCGCTCACGTTTACTTTCCCTGCTAATGTGCGCAATCGTGTGGCACATTTCGATCATGATTATACAGGCACCCAGCTTGGCGCACAACTAATTGATAGCACCCTTGGAGGCGATTATGCTTATCTTAATTCGCTTGGCAGTACTGAGTTGTTTTTAAAATTTAATGACTTAAAAAAAATAGCCGAAGGTCGTACGCTGGCAGTTGTAAAAGCAAAAATTATTTTGCCTTCAGAAAATGTGACTAATAAAAGTCTTGCGCACAAAACCATTCGTGTTCTGATTGCCGATTCACTTGGTAGGGGAACTTCAAAATACAACATTACCTCGCCCACCTATGATTCTGTAAAACAGGAATTTTCTATTGACATCACTTTTATTCTTCAAAATATTTTCAATGGAAAACATACAGACTTTGGTTTTATACTTAAAGCACCTGCTACCTACTTTACGCCATTTCAAACCAGGTTTTACAGGCAAACCAACCCGCTCAGGCGTGCACGCCTGCAAATGCAATTGGTGCAATACTAA